One part of the Salinivirga cyanobacteriivorans genome encodes these proteins:
- a CDS encoding IS1595-like element ISUnb1 family transposase → MELFKGQNLIEFATRFNSDEKCIEYLAHIKWQDGFRCVKCGHTGSQVRKNHSRTCNKCNHTESATANTLFHKVKFGVQKAFFICFEMATTTKSLSASYVGERFGVTEKTARLFMHKVREAMKSSGNNPMSGNVHIDEFVIGGKEEGKVGRSYHIKKKKVICAVELTDDGKVKRMYSMKIDNYSSKELEKMFDAHISQQAKVTTDQWKGYRPLMSSYDIRQIESDRGSNFKALHTMIHQVKSWIRTTYSWVSTHNINRYLDEFCYRLNRSQMKKNIFNNLVRRMVIADKVKQADLICS, encoded by the coding sequence ATGGAATTATTCAAAGGACAAAACCTCATAGAGTTTGCTACACGCTTTAATTCGGATGAAAAGTGTATTGAATATTTAGCTCATATTAAATGGCAAGATGGATTTAGATGTGTTAAATGTGGTCATACCGGAAGTCAAGTAAGAAAGAATCATTCAAGAACGTGTAATAAGTGTAATCATACTGAATCAGCAACAGCAAATACACTATTCCACAAAGTTAAATTTGGTGTTCAAAAGGCTTTTTTTATTTGCTTTGAAATGGCAACTACAACCAAAAGTTTATCTGCAAGTTATGTTGGAGAACGCTTTGGGGTTACTGAGAAAACAGCTCGACTGTTTATGCATAAAGTACGGGAAGCGATGAAGTCAAGCGGTAATAACCCAATGAGTGGAAATGTACATATTGATGAGTTTGTAATTGGTGGAAAGGAAGAGGGAAAAGTTGGACGTAGTTACCATATTAAGAAAAAGAAGGTTATATGTGCTGTAGAGCTTACTGATGATGGTAAGGTTAAACGCATGTACTCGATGAAAATAGACAACTACTCATCGAAAGAGCTAGAAAAAATGTTCGATGCGCATATTTCTCAACAGGCAAAGGTAACAACAGATCAATGGAAGGGCTACCGTCCACTCATGTCAAGCTATGATATAAGACAAATCGAGAGTGACAGAGGTTCCAACTTCAAGGCTTTGCACACAATGATTCATCAAGTTAAATCTTGGATAAGAACCACTTACTCATGGGTTAGCACTCACAATATCAACAGGTATCTTGACGAGTTTTGCTACCGACTTAATCGTTCTCAAATGAAAAAGAATATTTTCAATAATTTGGTACGCAGGATGGTTATTGCTGATAAAGTAAAGCAAGCAGATTTAATATGCAGTTAA
- a CDS encoding protein-L-isoaspartate(D-aspartate) O-methyltransferase — translation MEDTYRHKGMRNQLVKQIAHKGISDEKVLEAVRAVPRHFFFDSAFTEHAYDDKPFPIGSGQTISQPFTVAFQTQLLEVQPGDKILEIGTGSGYQAAILAAMRARVYTIERHRDLYKKSQQIIDKMGFKRIQFFLGDGYEGKEAYSPYDKIIITCGAPFMPEKVLDQLKPGGYIVAPIGEGSIQEMQRWEKQKDGEFVKSSYGNFSFVPMIKGKH, via the coding sequence ATGGAAGATACCTACAGACATAAAGGGATGCGAAATCAGCTGGTGAAACAGATTGCCCATAAAGGCATTTCTGATGAAAAGGTACTGGAAGCTGTGCGTGCAGTGCCCCGGCACTTTTTCTTTGATTCGGCATTTACCGAGCATGCTTATGATGATAAGCCCTTTCCAATTGGGTCGGGGCAAACCATATCGCAACCATTTACAGTTGCATTCCAAACTCAGTTACTTGAAGTACAACCGGGCGACAAAATTCTTGAGATCGGTACCGGCTCAGGCTATCAGGCAGCTATTTTGGCTGCTATGCGTGCAAGGGTTTACACCATTGAACGCCATCGTGATTTATACAAAAAATCGCAACAAATAATTGATAAAATGGGATTTAAGCGAATTCAGTTTTTCCTGGGTGATGGATACGAAGGGAAAGAGGCTTACAGCCCATACGACAAAATCATAATTACCTGTGGCGCACCATTTATGCCCGAAAAAGTTTTAGATCAGTTGAAACCGGGCGGTTATATTGTTGCCCCTATAGGAGAAGGGAGTATACAGGAAATGCAGAGATGGGAGAAGCAAAAAGATGGTGAATTTGTAAAATCAAGCTATGGAAATTTTTCATTTGTCCCAATGATCAAAGGAAAGCATTAA
- a CDS encoding HEAT repeat domain-containing protein — protein MSVITNISRILNIRPEERTAVFLLLGQTVFLGVFLALFDISTTSLFINTFGESMISRAFLVSGILGFALSAVYYRLQSVWKFSKLIILNLLTISIITFLLRSSFYLSESEVLIFAAFILMGPLNLLGVIGFWGMAGRLFTLRQGKRLFGLIDAGQIFGMILISFLVPVLLNILNTSKDLLFISAISVFLAFVIQMVIVRKFNLDQQQNILKAEKKLMVADLFRNRYIRSMTFYVAFSVLAAFFMFYIFLPTTKMLYPGDREYTVFLGMFTGTLMIFTILIKTFAYDKITKNYGLKVNLLLPPLLLGLFVLLGVAAGEFFGISPESTSFVLFFLFVALGRLFSVSLKNAIETPSQKILYQSLDKSIRYKVQVAIDGMVNESAAVLAGLLLFVMGALGVFNVIHHAYLLIAIVGAWATIAYFVYKQYRASLGATLETETETIVQKRAEKINQDLLNYEGKTKEGKRKKLQLIKQSAPTELTGYYKKCLLSDDIDLQKWILSDIEDNTVFELIPDLKKFASNSKDQNLVQKATDIASNLEEMLERYKDDAEIKALVESAYPEERVKAARIIAHSATPTLARYIIILLRDYSPKVRIAAITAAAKLREPNSRAIIIDLLAIDQYNLHCFEALKKYGKDALDELEQFFYKSGLGQYIQLQIIELLEFIGKKATNYLLNKLELTNQEIIKQTLDALIKINYKPRNETEKQKLIDLLKEQVRVMAWNMNISINLSESKHGTSLINAFEAEKKAVETEIHTILEIIYNKQSLAHVKQNLDQATSESISYAIELLDLFVDEDIKPLLFTLFEDISENEKVRRFQDQFPLNRITEESLVLDIINRDINFISRYTKACALNSLWGKEIAASATTIAQVFNNDILLNQLAIKTLANSDKNKYHELLQRLDRQDRLELEKTVMKETNQTIYEIINHSKDFEIFKSLSSDELSNLVEHSKVYSLQVEDELKIEDPGLDFFIIISGTIETSLNNKEKLYNQGDVISSESSGDKNELNIRAKVNAIVLYVPFILANRYMTSQESQSSLMTRII, from the coding sequence ATGTCAGTTATAACCAACATATCAAGAATACTCAACATTAGGCCTGAAGAAAGAACAGCCGTCTTTTTACTCCTTGGGCAGACTGTCTTTTTAGGTGTTTTTCTGGCACTATTCGATATATCCACCACCTCGCTATTCATCAACACCTTTGGCGAGTCGATGATCTCCAGGGCATTTCTTGTATCTGGGATTCTTGGTTTTGCACTCTCTGCAGTATACTATCGCCTGCAATCTGTATGGAAGTTCTCGAAGCTTATTATTCTTAACCTGTTGACAATTTCAATCATTACTTTTTTGCTTCGTAGCTCCTTCTACCTCAGCGAAAGCGAAGTATTAATTTTCGCTGCTTTCATTTTAATGGGCCCCTTAAACCTGCTCGGAGTAATTGGTTTTTGGGGAATGGCAGGGCGTCTGTTTACGTTAAGACAGGGAAAAAGGCTTTTTGGGTTAATAGACGCAGGTCAGATCTTTGGTATGATTCTGATTAGTTTCCTGGTGCCTGTACTGCTGAACATACTCAACACAAGCAAAGATTTACTTTTCATCAGTGCTATCAGTGTATTTCTGGCATTTGTTATCCAAATGGTCATTGTACGAAAGTTTAACCTCGATCAACAACAGAATATTTTAAAAGCTGAAAAAAAACTGATGGTGGCAGACCTGTTCCGTAATCGATATATCAGATCCATGACATTTTATGTGGCTTTCTCGGTGCTGGCTGCGTTTTTCATGTTCTACATTTTTCTACCTACAACCAAAATGTTATACCCGGGTGACAGGGAATACACCGTTTTCCTTGGCATGTTTACAGGTACGCTCATGATTTTCACAATCCTGATTAAAACTTTTGCGTATGATAAAATCACAAAGAATTATGGTTTAAAGGTAAACCTGTTGCTGCCACCACTTTTGTTGGGGCTTTTTGTATTACTTGGTGTTGCTGCCGGAGAATTTTTTGGCATTTCCCCCGAATCAACAAGTTTCGTTTTATTTTTCCTCTTTGTGGCACTGGGAAGGCTATTCTCAGTCTCATTAAAAAATGCAATTGAAACTCCTTCACAAAAAATTCTATATCAATCACTTGACAAATCAATAAGATACAAAGTACAGGTAGCCATTGACGGCATGGTGAATGAAAGTGCTGCTGTACTGGCAGGACTGCTCCTGTTTGTGATGGGAGCACTTGGTGTCTTTAACGTAATACATCATGCCTACCTGCTAATTGCTATTGTTGGAGCCTGGGCTACCATTGCCTATTTTGTTTACAAACAGTACAGAGCCTCATTGGGAGCAACCCTTGAGACCGAAACCGAAACCATAGTCCAGAAAAGAGCTGAAAAAATAAACCAGGACCTCTTGAATTATGAGGGTAAAACAAAAGAAGGCAAAAGAAAAAAATTACAATTAATTAAACAATCCGCGCCGACTGAACTAACTGGTTATTACAAAAAATGCTTATTGTCAGATGATATAGATCTGCAAAAATGGATCTTGTCCGATATTGAGGATAACACTGTATTTGAGCTTATTCCTGACCTTAAAAAATTTGCCAGCAATTCAAAAGACCAAAATTTAGTCCAAAAGGCAACCGATATTGCAAGTAACCTTGAAGAAATGCTAGAACGATACAAAGACGACGCTGAAATCAAAGCACTTGTCGAATCAGCCTACCCTGAAGAAAGGGTAAAAGCTGCCCGCATTATAGCACACTCAGCAACACCAACTCTGGCAAGATACATTATTATTTTATTGCGCGACTATTCTCCTAAAGTAAGAATTGCAGCCATAACAGCAGCCGCGAAACTAAGAGAACCCAATAGCCGGGCCATAATTATTGACTTGCTGGCAATAGATCAATACAATCTTCATTGTTTTGAAGCCCTCAAAAAATATGGAAAAGATGCCCTTGACGAACTTGAACAATTTTTCTATAAATCCGGCCTCGGCCAATACATACAACTTCAAATTATTGAATTACTTGAGTTCATTGGTAAAAAGGCAACCAATTACCTACTTAATAAATTAGAGCTCACCAACCAGGAAATTATTAAACAAACCCTGGATGCCCTTATTAAAATTAACTACAAACCAAGAAACGAAACTGAAAAACAAAAATTGATTGATCTGCTAAAGGAACAAGTCAGGGTAATGGCATGGAACATGAATATCAGCATAAACCTTTCTGAATCTAAACATGGCACCTCATTGATTAATGCCTTTGAAGCTGAAAAAAAAGCTGTGGAAACAGAAATCCACACCATACTCGAAATAATTTATAATAAACAATCGCTGGCCCATGTAAAACAGAACCTCGATCAGGCTACCTCAGAAAGTATCAGTTATGCAATTGAACTGCTTGATTTATTTGTTGATGAAGATATAAAACCACTATTATTCACTCTTTTCGAAGATATATCGGAGAACGAGAAAGTAAGAAGGTTCCAGGATCAATTTCCTTTGAACAGAATAACAGAAGAAAGTCTGGTGCTCGATATCATAAACCGGGATATTAATTTTATTTCCAGATATACAAAAGCATGTGCACTGAATTCACTATGGGGAAAAGAAATTGCAGCTAGTGCAACCACAATAGCCCAGGTCTTTAATAACGATATCCTATTAAACCAACTGGCCATTAAAACGCTGGCAAATTCTGACAAAAATAAGTATCATGAACTTCTGCAGAGGCTCGACCGCCAGGACAGGCTTGAGCTTGAAAAAACGGTAATGAAAGAAACTAATCAAACCATTTATGAAATAATTAACCACTCAAAAGACTTTGAAATATTCAAAAGCCTAAGCAGCGATGAATTAAGCAACCTGGTCGAACATTCTAAGGTGTACTCACTGCAGGTAGAAGATGAATTAAAAATTGAAGATCCCGGACTCGATTTTTTTATCATCATTAGCGGAACCATTGAAACATCACTAAATAATAAAGAAAAACTATATAACCAGGGTGATGTCATTTCCTCCGAAAGCTCTGGCGATAAAAACGAACTGAACATTAGGGCAAAAGTCAATGCAATAGTGCTTTATGTCCCTTTCATACTTGCAAACAGATATATGACAAGTCAGGAGTCACAATCATCATTAATGACAAGAATTATTTAA
- a CDS encoding glutamine synthetase family protein has protein sequence MRDCEISLNPNKLVRYLKKPACEFTKNDIIQFVEDNEIEMINFRYIAEDGRLKTLTFVITGKEHLDSILTSGERVDGSSLFSFVEAGSSDLYVVPRYKTAFVNPFSDRPSLDILCAFYTNEGKPLESAPEYILKKAQASFKEKTGYTFRAMGELEYYLIMPKEMGNLYPARDQAGYHESGPFSNFQAFKDEALELIAMAGGKIKYAHSEVGNFTDDKNIYEQQEIEFLPVPAEDAVDQMVVAKWILRMLADEYGLLLSFAPKITVGKAGSGLHIHMMLEKDGQNMMVEDGKLSDDARKMIAGILDLAEPLTAFGNTIPTSYLRLVPHQEAPTNICWGDRNRSVLVRVPLGWLGEANKMAALENPQDKNLKAVNEVKQTVELRSGDGSADLYHFVAGIIVAAQHGLEMENGLKVAEELYMDVNIFDEEHKDKLEQLKGLPTSCYESADKLEATRALFEANGIFPAGVIDRFVDHLKAYEDKDLSERLYGKSEEIAKLVDNYIHHM, from the coding sequence ATGAGAGATTGTGAAATTTCCCTGAATCCCAACAAGCTGGTAAGATACCTCAAAAAACCCGCTTGTGAGTTTACCAAGAATGATATCATTCAGTTTGTGGAGGATAATGAAATTGAAATGATCAATTTCCGATATATTGCCGAAGACGGACGTTTAAAAACTTTAACATTCGTAATAACCGGTAAAGAGCATCTTGACTCCATACTCACTTCAGGTGAGCGCGTCGATGGTAGCTCCTTATTCTCTTTTGTAGAAGCAGGATCATCAGATTTATATGTGGTGCCACGTTATAAAACGGCATTTGTAAACCCGTTCAGCGACCGGCCAAGTCTCGATATTTTATGTGCGTTTTATACCAATGAAGGTAAGCCACTGGAAAGCGCTCCGGAATATATCTTAAAGAAAGCTCAGGCATCTTTCAAGGAGAAAACAGGATATACCTTCCGTGCCATGGGCGAACTGGAGTATTATCTCATTATGCCTAAAGAAATGGGTAACTTATATCCGGCCCGCGATCAGGCCGGTTACCATGAATCGGGCCCTTTCAGTAATTTTCAGGCGTTTAAAGATGAGGCACTGGAATTAATCGCTATGGCAGGCGGTAAAATAAAATATGCGCACTCAGAGGTTGGTAATTTTACCGACGATAAAAATATATACGAACAGCAGGAAATTGAATTCCTGCCTGTACCTGCTGAAGATGCAGTAGACCAAATGGTAGTGGCCAAATGGATTCTCCGCATGCTGGCAGATGAGTATGGTTTATTGCTCAGTTTTGCTCCAAAAATTACTGTTGGAAAAGCGGGTAGTGGGCTGCATATTCATATGATGCTTGAAAAAGACGGTCAGAATATGATGGTTGAAGATGGCAAACTTAGCGATGATGCACGCAAGATGATAGCCGGAATACTTGATTTGGCTGAGCCGCTGACAGCTTTTGGCAATACCATACCCACATCGTATTTACGTTTGGTTCCACACCAGGAAGCTCCTACAAATATTTGCTGGGGAGATCGCAACCGTTCGGTTCTCGTAAGAGTGCCACTTGGATGGCTTGGTGAAGCGAATAAAATGGCTGCACTGGAGAACCCACAGGATAAAAACCTGAAGGCTGTTAATGAAGTGAAGCAGACCGTTGAATTACGATCTGGTGACGGCTCCGCCGACCTGTATCATTTTGTAGCAGGTATAATCGTGGCGGCACAACATGGCCTGGAGATGGAAAATGGACTTAAGGTGGCTGAAGAGCTATACATGGATGTAAATATATTTGATGAGGAGCATAAAGATAAACTTGAGCAGCTAAAGGGATTACCTACCTCATGCTACGAATCAGCCGATAAACTTGAAGCCACAAGGGCTCTGTTCGAAGCAAATGGTATCTTCCCGGCAGGCGTGATCGATCGATTTGTAGATCATCTAAAAGCATACGAGGATAAAGACCTGAGCGAACGCCTGTACGGTAAAAGTGAGGAAATAGCCAAACTTGTCGATAATTACATTCATCACATGTAA
- a CDS encoding queuosine precursor transporter, with amino-acid sequence MFESYELTDKYTRRREVVFVVLAGLFLGTLAMLNILGISRQLDLSFTLFDFKVPVYLFVGILPYPITFLCTDFISELYGKERARAVVLTGLLINIWVLFIMWIGGALPIVPEMEPGAVVPSMDDPSYAFYEIRRLTFGATLASMIAYLTAQFVDVHIFHFLKKLTKGKHLWLRNNGSTLISQLVDSISVTLITYYYAKAIQIKEDSIYHTLLVLIVSGYVFKLLSALLDTIPFYIGVKFLSKYLDIDPNKKYHTQKE; translated from the coding sequence ATGTTTGAATCTTACGAATTAACGGATAAATATACCCGTCGTCGTGAAGTTGTTTTTGTCGTGTTAGCAGGATTATTTCTTGGAACACTTGCTATGTTAAATATACTCGGCATTTCCAGGCAACTTGACCTATCTTTTACATTATTCGATTTCAAAGTACCGGTGTACCTTTTTGTTGGTATACTCCCCTACCCGATTACTTTCCTTTGTACTGACTTTATAAGTGAGCTCTATGGAAAAGAACGTGCAAGAGCTGTTGTGCTCACCGGATTGTTAATTAATATTTGGGTTCTTTTTATTATGTGGATTGGCGGAGCATTGCCCATAGTTCCTGAAATGGAGCCGGGTGCAGTGGTGCCTTCAATGGATGACCCCAGCTATGCATTTTATGAAATCAGAAGACTCACTTTTGGCGCTACATTAGCCTCAATGATTGCTTATTTAACAGCCCAATTTGTTGATGTACACATCTTTCACTTCCTTAAGAAGCTAACCAAAGGCAAACACCTGTGGCTAAGAAATAACGGCTCTACACTTATAAGCCAACTTGTGGATAGTATTTCCGTAACATTAATTACATACTATTATGCAAAGGCTATCCAAATAAAAGAAGACAGCATTTACCATACTTTACTTGTGCTTATTGTATCGGGTTATGTATTCAAATTATTGTCAGCCCTGCTCGATACAATTCCGTTTTACATCGGAGTAAAATTTTTATCAAAATACCTCGATATCGATCCAAATAAAAAATACCATACACAAAAAGAATAA